Genomic window (Gloeothece verrucosa PCC 7822):
CTGACGGACAACTCACGGTGCGCCGTGCGACGGCGCACCCGTGTCCTCAACTTCTAAAAGTCCTTTCACTTTCAGGATGTATAGTTACTATAGATGCGATTGGATGTCAAAAAGAAATAGTTAAACAAATTACCGAGCAAGATGCTGACTACGTTATTACTTTAAAGAAGAATCAAGTAAATCTTTATGAAAAAGTAGAAGCTTTATTTAAAAAAGCACTTATCAATAATTTTGAAGGCTTTATAAAAAGTGAATATAAAGTTAAAGATGAGGGTCATGGGCGGCAAGAAGTCAGGTATTATCAAATGTTAAGTAATGTTGCTGAAGAAATCGATCCGGATTGGCAGTGGTTAAATCTAAACTCTATCGGCTATGTTGATTATTTAAGAGTGGAAAACGGAACTGATAAAACTTCATTAGATAGAAGATATTTTATTAGTAGTTTAAACAATAATATTAAATTATTTTCTAAGGCTATAAGAGAGCATTGGTGTATAGAAAACCAGTGCCATTGGGTTTTAGACGTTCAATTTTGTGAGGATGATTCAAGAATAAGAAAAGATAATGCACCAGCGAACATAGCAATTCTCAGACACTTGGGTTTAAATCTTTTAAAACAAGAAAAAACTCAAAAAGTTGGAGTTAAAGCTAAAAGGAAAAAAGCCGGTTGGGATGAAAATTATTTACTTAAAGTTTTAAGCGGTTGACTAAATTGTTTATAGGTTTAGTTTTTAGTTAAATAACTTCAATATTTTTCATTTAACATCAGTTTTTTAATTGATGTCGATAATTGTTTAATTATTTTGATAAGAAGAGTGTTTTTGATTAAGTAATTTTACTCAAAAGAAGGAAAAAGAGTTTTTAACAATGACCGCAGACTATGAGAGGAAAGTTAAAAGCGGCTTCTGGCAATAATTTTGTCAATTAGATGCGTTTGCCCTGCCCCTTGAGCGGTTAAAATTGGCAATCACATTTAAACGTAAATCTAGAAAATTTATGAATCTGTTTGAAGCGTAGAGATTTTTTGTGTCTAGCGTTAGTCCAAACTCCAGTTATAAGTGAACCTATTACCCTGTTATCAATGGTAGGG
Coding sequences:
- a CDS encoding ISAs1 family transposase, which translates into the protein MKLKPKTTIEDFFGKIEDPRIERTKKHKLIDIITITICAVICGADSWIDIELFGKCKYKWLKKFLELPNGIPSHDTFARVFSLLEPEKLQQSFLKWIESISSLTQGEIVAIDGKTIRHSYDKSKDKSAVQMVSAWATTNGLVLGQSIVDEKSNEITAIPDGQLTVRRATAHPCPQLLKVLSLSGCIVTIDAIGCQKEIVKQITEQDADYVITLKKNQVNLYEKVEALFKKALINNFEGFIKSEYKVKDEGHGRQEVRYYQMLSNVAEEIDPDWQWLNLNSIGYVDYLRVENGTDKTSLDRRYFISSLNNNIKLFSKAIREHWCIENQCHWVLDVQFCEDDSRIRKDNAPANIAILRHLGLNLLKQEKTQKVGVKAKRKKAGWDENYLLKVLSG